The sequence TACGTAGCGAACGACGCCTCTCCTTGGACGGCAGGCCCGGCGTCGGGCGAACCTTCGGTGTCGGGCGCACGTCACCACACATAGTTCGGTAAACGGACTCTTTCTACGGTGTTAATCCGTTGTCACGGGTGGCGGTCCAAAGCTGGGTCGCCAGGCCGTCACGGCGGGGCGCCACCGCGGGCCCGGACGTCGAGACCTGTCGTTCGGGAGCTCGTTCGAGGCTGGGGGTGAGTCGGGTGAGCCGGGAGTACGCGAAGGCCGTGGGGTCTCGCCTACGGGCGATCCGGATTCAGCAAGGACTTTCGCTGCAGGGTGTCGAGCAGAAGTCCCGCGGTCGGTGGAAGACCGCCGCGGTTGGCTCGTACGAGCGCGGCGACCGCATGATCAGTGTTCATCAGCTCTCCGAGCTGGCCGGCTTCTACGGTGTCCCCGTCTCGGCACTGCTGCCGAACGAGGACCAGATGCCGCCGCGTGAGCGCCGCCCGCGCACGGTGTTGAACCTTGAGAAGCTCGCCCAGGCTCCGCCCGACACCTCGGCGCTGGTTCGCCGGTGGGTGGCGCAGATCCAGCGGCAGCGCGACGACTACGCCGGCCATGTGCTCTCGATCCGAGACGGTGACCTGCGGGCGCTCGCCCTGCTCCACGACACGACACCTCAGGAGTTCGCCGACCGGCTGCGGGCCTGGGGCGTGCTGGAGACCAGCCTGCCGGAGCCGGAGGAGCCCGAGGACCTCGACTAGCTCCGCCCAGGCGACGCGGAACCCAGGCCGCCGGGTGCGCTCGACGCCAGTCGCGTCGAGCGCACCCGGCCGCCGACGGCTCGACGGCGGTCAGTGCGGACCGTGACCGGACCCGCGTGGCCACCGCGCCCAGGAAGGCGCGGCCGGCCGCGCTGGGAGGTGGTGGCGACGATGACACGTAAACAAACCCTGGCCCGCCGACGGACGCCGCGCCGGGGCCTGGTCCTCGGCGCCGGCGGGATCCTCGGCTCAGCCTGGATGATCGGCGCGTTGCGGACGTATCAGGAGCGGACCGGCGACGACGTCCGGTCGTTCGACCTGATCGTCGGCACGTCGGCGGGCTCGGTGGTCTCGGCGTTGCTCAGTGTGGACGTCGAGATCGACACCATGGCCGACTCGGAACGGGGCCAGTACGCCCCGGGCGCGCCGGTGCTGGACTACCGCGAGCTGGGGCCGTCGCTGCCGCCGCCCCCTCGGATGCGGATGGGCTCGCCGCGGCTGTTGACCACCGGGGTGCTGCACCCGCACCGGCTGACGCCGATGGTGGCGCTCGCGGCCCTGCTGCCGCAGGGCCGCGGCACGCTCGCCGCCGTCGGCGACCTCGTCGGCCAGGCCGCGGCCGCGCGGCCGGTCGACCCGGACCGCTGGCCGGCCCGGCTGCGCATCGTCGCGATGGACTTCGACTCCGGCCACCGGGTGCTCTTCGGCGCGGACGACGCACCGACGGCGCCGCTCGCGCAGGCGGTGATGGCCTCCTGCGCGATCCCGGGCTGGTACGCCCCGGTCCTGGTGGACGGGCGCCGGTTCGTGGACGGCGGCACCCGCTCGCCGACGTCGCTCGACCTCTGCGTGGACGCCGGCCTCGACGAGATCCTCGTGCTGGCGCCGGCCTGCGCCTTCGACTACGACCGCCCGCACCGCCCGGTCGCCGTGCTCGAACGGCAGCTGCGCCGGGCGGCGACCCGTCGGCTGGCCGCGGAGATCACGCTGGCGGAGGCGACCGGCGCCCGGGTCCGCGTGTTGTGCCCCGGGCCGGCCGACCTGGTCGCGATGGGCGGCAACGTGATGGATCTGGCCCGGCGGACCGCCGTCTTCGAGACGTCGCTGCGCACCTCGGCGGCGGCCCTCGCCGACCTGCCCAGCCGGCCGAGGCCGCAGGCCAGGACGACCGTGCCGGCGACGACGCGGACGCCAGCCCCGACGCGGACGCCAGCCCCGACGCTGCCGCGGACGGCCCGGCCGGTCTCGGGCGCCGGCGCCGCGACGCCGCAGACCGGGACCCGGCCCATGCCGACGCCCTCGACCATCCCGACCAGGCCGATCACCCGGCCAAGTGGGGTGTCGCCGGCTCACGGCCCGGTCGTCCGGGAGGAGCCAGATCTCGCCGGCTAGCCAGGCGTCGACTCGCCGGCCGGGCCGGACCAGCCTCGCCGTCACCAGCGCCCGGCCCGTGGCGCCGCGTGCCGTCTCAGCGGCGGGCGTTGAGGCGGCGGCGCTGGCCGCGTGGGACGCGGCCGGCGAGCCGCGACGCCAGGTCACGGATCGCCACCCGCGCGGGTGAGGTCGGGGCGATGTCGCGCAGCAGCTGGCCGGCGGCCTGGGCGGAATCGAAGGCGGCCAGGTCGTAGGGCACCAGCGCGATCGGCTCGGTGCCGGTGTGCCGGTTCAACGCCCGGCTGATCTCGCGGCGCGGATCGCCGCCCGCGACCGAGGCACGCAGCCGGTTGACGACGACCAGCGGCTCGACCCCCGGCACCAGCTCGCGCAGGTCGGCGAGCCCGCGCACAAAGCGCACGAGCGCGACCGGTTCGGCGGAGCTGACGGCGATCACGGTGTCGGCCGCGGCCAGCACGGCGTGGGTCGCGCCGTTGCGCCGGGGCGCCGAGCTGTCGTAGCTCAGCTCCTCGTCGGCCTCCAGGCAGAAGCCGCAGTCGACGATGACGAACTGGGCCAGCCGCCTGGCGAGGTCGAGCACGTTCTCCAGCGCGCTCGGCCGCAGCTCGGGCCAGCGCGACGGCCGGGCGATCCCCGGCAGCACCCGCAGCCCGCCGCCCAGGTCCCGGCACAGCACGGCCAGCCGCGGCACGTCGAGCATCCCCTGGTTGGCGGCACGGGTGGCGGCGGCGAGCCCCGGCGCCTCCTCCAACAGGCCGACGAGCTGGCCGATCGAGCCTCCATAGGAGTCGGCGTCGACCAACAGGGTGGCGGCGCCGAGGTCCGCGAGCTCGGCGGCCAGACCCAGCGCCAGGGTCGTCCGCCCGGGCGCGCCGGTCGGACCCCAGACCGCGACGACCCGGCCCGCTTCGAAAGGGGCCGGGTCGGTCTCGTCGAGGCGGGCCTGCGCGTCGCCGAGCGCGGGGTCGCCGAGCAGCGGCGGCTGCCTGGTGCCGTAGCCGGCGATCGGATCGCTGTACCCGCGGCTGATCGAGACCGGGCCGATCGCCGGCCGGCCCGTCAGCGCCTTCGCCGCCTCGACGACCGCGCCGGCGACCTCGTCGGCGGTGGCGTCCGTCGTGATCACCGCGACGACCCCGAGCTGGCGCAGCCGGCGGTCACCGTCCTCGTCTCCCGGCGCGATCAGCCCGACGACCGCGACGTTCGCCAACGCGAGCCGGGTCAGCGCCTCTCGGTCGAGCCGGCGCAGGTCGGCGGACAGCAGCGCCGCCCGGGCCGCGCCGGTCGTCGCGGCCGCGAGCAGGTCCGGCAGGTCGACGCAGCGGCGCACGACGGTGACGCCGAGATCGGTGCGGTCGAACGCCGAGACCAGCCCGGCCTCGACGACGGCGTCGGTGACGGCGGTCA is a genomic window of Pseudofrankia inefficax containing:
- a CDS encoding transcriptional regulator; this encodes MSREYAKAVGSRLRAIRIQQGLSLQGVEQKSRGRWKTAAVGSYERGDRMISVHQLSELAGFYGVPVSALLPNEDQMPPRERRPRTVLNLEKLAQAPPDTSALVRRWVAQIQRQRDDYAGHVLSIRDGDLRALALLHDTTPQEFADRLRAWGVLETSLPEPEEPEDLD
- a CDS encoding patatin-like phospholipase family protein; translation: MTRKQTLARRRTPRRGLVLGAGGILGSAWMIGALRTYQERTGDDVRSFDLIVGTSAGSVVSALLSVDVEIDTMADSERGQYAPGAPVLDYRELGPSLPPPPRMRMGSPRLLTTGVLHPHRLTPMVALAALLPQGRGTLAAVGDLVGQAAAARPVDPDRWPARLRIVAMDFDSGHRVLFGADDAPTAPLAQAVMASCAIPGWYAPVLVDGRRFVDGGTRSPTSLDLCVDAGLDEILVLAPACAFDYDRPHRPVAVLERQLRRAATRRLAAEITLAEATGARVRVLCPGPADLVAMGGNVMDLARRTAVFETSLRTSAAALADLPSRPRPQARTTVPATTRTPAPTRTPAPTLPRTARPVSGAGAATPQTGTRPMPTPSTIPTRPITRPSGVSPAHGPVVREEPDLAG
- a CDS encoding AAA family ATPase is translated as MSLPILTAVTDAVVEAGLVSAFDRTDLGVTVVRRCVDLPDLLAAATTGAARAALLSADLRRLDREALTRLALANVAVVGLIAPGDEDGDRRLRQLGVVAVITTDATADEVAGAVVEAAKALTGRPAIGPVSISRGYSDPIAGYGTRQPPLLGDPALGDAQARLDETDPAPFEAGRVVAVWGPTGAPGRTTLALGLAAELADLGAATLLVDADSYGGSIGQLVGLLEEAPGLAAATRAANQGMLDVPRLAVLCRDLGGGLRVLPGIARPSRWPELRPSALENVLDLARRLAQFVIVDCGFCLEADEELSYDSSAPRRNGATHAVLAAADTVIAVSSAEPVALVRFVRGLADLRELVPGVEPLVVVNRLRASVAGGDPRREISRALNRHTGTEPIALVPYDLAAFDSAQAAGQLLRDIAPTSPARVAIRDLASRLAGRVPRGQRRRLNARR